Proteins from a single region of Stutzerimonas stutzeri:
- a CDS encoding metallophosphoesterase, translating into MLLDPERGYDLIGDVHGCGRSLARLLDSLGYRFQGGVWRHSRRQVIFLGDIIDRGPHIREALHLVYDMVDRGQAHCIMGNHEFNALGWYMPAPPGSGRDFVREHSPRFARLLQETFQQFEHYPEEWKAFRDWFYGLPLFLETERFRVVHACWDSSVIARLRPFLNDACINPAILREAGLPGTFICQALDRLLRGTDMPLPEGMTLTSEEGFVRTFFRTKFWEENPQTYGDVVFQPDGLPDHAARMPLSQQQKNRLFLYGPDEPLLFVGHYWRRGRPGPLRDNLACLDYSAVKNGKLVAYRLDRETRLDPAKFVWVDVQAVFQ; encoded by the coding sequence TCGTTGGGCTACCGATTCCAGGGTGGCGTCTGGCGCCATTCGCGGCGGCAGGTGATCTTCCTCGGTGACATCATCGACCGCGGCCCGCATATCCGTGAGGCGCTGCACCTGGTCTACGACATGGTCGACCGTGGGCAGGCCCACTGCATCATGGGCAATCACGAGTTCAATGCGCTGGGCTGGTACATGCCGGCACCGCCGGGCAGCGGCCGCGACTTCGTCCGTGAGCATTCGCCGCGTTTTGCCCGCTTGCTGCAGGAAACCTTCCAGCAGTTCGAACACTACCCAGAGGAATGGAAAGCCTTTCGCGATTGGTTTTACGGCTTGCCGCTGTTTCTCGAAACGGAGCGCTTCCGCGTCGTGCACGCCTGCTGGGATAGCAGCGTGATCGCACGCCTGCGCCCGTTTCTCAACGACGCCTGCATCAATCCGGCGATCCTGCGCGAGGCTGGCCTGCCGGGGACCTTCATCTGCCAGGCGCTGGATCGCCTGCTGCGTGGCACCGATATGCCGCTGCCCGAGGGGATGACCCTGACCAGTGAGGAAGGCTTCGTACGCACCTTCTTCCGCACCAAGTTCTGGGAAGAGAACCCGCAAACCTACGGTGACGTGGTGTTCCAGCCCGATGGCCTGCCGGACCATGCGGCGCGCATGCCCTTGTCGCAACAGCAGAAGAATCGGCTGTTTCTCTACGGCCCGGACGAACCGTTGCTGTTCGTCGGTCACTACTGGCGTCGCGGCCGTCCCGGGCCGCTTCGCGACAACCTGGCCTGCCTGGACTACAGCGCGGTGAAGAACGGCAAGCTGGTGGCCTATCGACTGGATCGCGAAACCCGGCTGGACCCGGCCAAGTTCGTCTGGGTCGATGTGCAGGCGGTGTTCCAGTGA
- a CDS encoding YeaC family protein has translation MSTFIQTAENITPEIYQSLKQALELGKWADGRKLTPEQKETCMQAVIAWELKNLPEEQRTGFMGGQECASKSKKAEPAIDTSLFAPASGTRH, from the coding sequence ATGTCGACCTTTATCCAAACCGCCGAAAACATCACCCCGGAAATCTACCAGAGCCTCAAGCAGGCCCTCGAACTCGGCAAATGGGCTGACGGCCGCAAGCTGACCCCCGAGCAGAAGGAAACCTGCATGCAGGCAGTGATCGCCTGGGAACTGAAGAACCTCCCGGAAGAACAGCGCACCGGCTTCATGGGCGGTCAGGAATGTGCTTCCAAGAGCAAGAAAGCCGAGCCGGCCATCGATACCAGCCTCTTCGCTCCCGCTTCGGGAACTCGCCACTGA
- a CDS encoding rhomboid family intramembrane serine protease: MSVSVAEALRLPLTEDLSGFIALLRRLRVPCRVSEEGDQQVLRVPVEVVEQVRDLYARHPHGDDSVVLEQPRRRGGGFVAALRASPLTAAILVITLVVAAITLLGENFATIRWLNFVDFRVDGEYAYFTSLEQTLAAGQWWRLITPIFVHFGILHLAMNSMWFWELGRRIEALQRAWMLLALTLLFGLVSNFAQYLFGGPGIFGGLSGVLYGLLGHCWLYQKLAPNEAYRLPPGVVVLMLVWLVICLTGVIEVLSFGALAIANAAHVGGLVAGCVTGVIGGTLARRR; this comes from the coding sequence GTGAGCGTCTCGGTGGCCGAAGCGTTGCGCCTGCCTTTGACGGAGGACCTCAGCGGCTTCATCGCCCTGTTGCGTCGCCTGCGGGTGCCGTGCCGGGTCTCGGAGGAGGGCGATCAACAGGTGCTGCGCGTGCCGGTTGAGGTCGTCGAGCAGGTTCGCGACCTGTACGCACGGCATCCCCATGGCGATGACAGTGTCGTCCTCGAACAACCCCGGCGCCGCGGCGGCGGTTTCGTCGCCGCCCTGCGTGCCAGCCCGCTGACCGCGGCAATATTGGTCATCACCCTGGTCGTCGCGGCTATTACCCTGCTCGGTGAGAATTTCGCGACGATCCGCTGGCTGAACTTCGTCGACTTCCGGGTCGATGGTGAATACGCCTATTTCACCTCGCTGGAGCAGACGCTCGCAGCCGGGCAGTGGTGGCGGCTGATCACGCCGATCTTCGTGCACTTCGGCATCCTGCATCTGGCGATGAACAGCATGTGGTTCTGGGAGCTGGGGCGGCGCATCGAGGCCCTTCAGCGCGCCTGGATGCTGTTGGCGCTGACGTTGCTGTTCGGTCTGGTGTCCAACTTCGCCCAGTACCTGTTCGGTGGGCCGGGCATCTTCGGTGGCCTGTCCGGAGTGCTCTACGGCCTGCTCGGGCACTGCTGGCTCTATCAGAAGCTTGCCCCCAACGAGGCCTACCGGCTGCCACCCGGCGTGGTCGTGCTGATGCTGGTGTGGCTGGTGATCTGCCTCACCGGTGTCATCGAGGTGCTCAGCTTCGGCGCGCTGGCCATTGCCAACGCGGCGCATGTCGGCGGCCTTGTCGCAGGCTGCGTGACCGGCGTGATAGGCGGCACCCTGGCGCGGCGCCGCTAG